A single genomic interval of Cyprinus carpio isolate SPL01 chromosome B24, ASM1834038v1, whole genome shotgun sequence harbors:
- the neurod6a gene encoding neurogenic differentiation factor 6-A isoform X1 encodes MKTIIIQVSWIVQGKSTMLTLPFDDPVIMDSQFGANFPRDCVGEMKVTKQEPFKKEETLSHTMEDEDSEKDEDEREDGQDENGLPRRRGPRKKKMTKARVDRVKLRRMEANARERNRMHGLNNALDSLRKVVPCYSKTQKLSKIETLRLAKNYIWALSEILSTGKRPDLLTFVQTLCKGLSQPTTNLVAGCLQLNARNFITDQINSEASFSGRSPYESVYTTYHSPGVVTPSGPSVDAVKPFRQFNYCSSYESFYESVSPECGSPQFDGPLSPPINFNGIFSLKHEEPVEYGKSCHYGTRYCAVPPRSSISQSARGSSDLHFPYDIHLRGQFYPVQDEVNTFHN; translated from the exons ATGAAAACCATCATAATCCAGGTAAGCTGGATCGTTCAAGG TAAGAGCACAATGCTGACTCTTCCGTTTGATGATCCTGTCATAATGGACAGTCAATTCGGGGCAAACTTTCCACGGGACTGCGTGGGTGAAATGAAGGTCACCAAACAAGAGCCATTTAAAAAGGAGGAGACGCTCTCCCACACGATGGAGGACGAGGATTCGGAGAAGGATGAGGATGAACGGGAGGACGGACAGGACGAGAACGGTCTGCCTCGGAGGAGAGGGCCTCGGAAAAAGAAAATGACCAAAGCCAGGGTGGACCGGGTCAAGTTGAGGCGCATGGAGGCAAATGCCAGGGAGAGGAACCGAATGCACGGTCTGAACAACGCCCTGGACAGTCTGCGCAAGGTGGTGCCCTGCTACTCCAAAACCCAGAAACTGTCAAAAATCGAAACCCTGCGGCTGGCCAAGAACTACATCTGGGCGCTTTCCGAGATCCTGAGCACCGGGAAGAGGCCTGACCTCTTGACCTTCGTTCAGACCCTGTGCAAAGGGCTCTCGCAGCCCACCACCAACTTAGTGGCCGGATGCCTGCAGCTGAACGCGAGGAACTTCATCACGGATCAGATCAATAGCGAGGCGTCTTTCTCCGGCAGGTCACCTTACGAATCCGTGTACACGACCTACCACAGTCCTGGTGTGGTGACGCCCTCTGGACCCTCGGTAGATGCGGTCAAACCCTTCAGGCAGTTCAACTACTGCAGCTCTTATGAGTCTTTCTACGAAAGCGTCTCGCCGGAATGCGGAAGCCCTCAGTTCGACGGTCCCTTAAGCCCGCCTATTAACTTTAACGGGATCTTTTCCCTCAAGCACGAAGAGCCGGTCGAATACGGCAAGAGCTGCCACTACGGAACGCGCTATTGCGCCGTGCCGCCGCGCTCCTCCATCAGCCAGAGCGCGAGAGGCTCCTCGGATCTCCATTTCCCGTATGACATTCACCTCCGCGGCCAGTTTTACCCCGTGCAAGACGAAGTAAACACTTTTCATAATTAA
- the neurod6a gene encoding neurogenic differentiation factor 6-A isoform X2, with protein sequence MLTLPFDDPVIMDSQFGANFPRDCVGEMKVTKQEPFKKEETLSHTMEDEDSEKDEDEREDGQDENGLPRRRGPRKKKMTKARVDRVKLRRMEANARERNRMHGLNNALDSLRKVVPCYSKTQKLSKIETLRLAKNYIWALSEILSTGKRPDLLTFVQTLCKGLSQPTTNLVAGCLQLNARNFITDQINSEASFSGRSPYESVYTTYHSPGVVTPSGPSVDAVKPFRQFNYCSSYESFYESVSPECGSPQFDGPLSPPINFNGIFSLKHEEPVEYGKSCHYGTRYCAVPPRSSISQSARGSSDLHFPYDIHLRGQFYPVQDEVNTFHN encoded by the coding sequence ATGCTGACTCTTCCGTTTGATGATCCTGTCATAATGGACAGTCAATTCGGGGCAAACTTTCCACGGGACTGCGTGGGTGAAATGAAGGTCACCAAACAAGAGCCATTTAAAAAGGAGGAGACGCTCTCCCACACGATGGAGGACGAGGATTCGGAGAAGGATGAGGATGAACGGGAGGACGGACAGGACGAGAACGGTCTGCCTCGGAGGAGAGGGCCTCGGAAAAAGAAAATGACCAAAGCCAGGGTGGACCGGGTCAAGTTGAGGCGCATGGAGGCAAATGCCAGGGAGAGGAACCGAATGCACGGTCTGAACAACGCCCTGGACAGTCTGCGCAAGGTGGTGCCCTGCTACTCCAAAACCCAGAAACTGTCAAAAATCGAAACCCTGCGGCTGGCCAAGAACTACATCTGGGCGCTTTCCGAGATCCTGAGCACCGGGAAGAGGCCTGACCTCTTGACCTTCGTTCAGACCCTGTGCAAAGGGCTCTCGCAGCCCACCACCAACTTAGTGGCCGGATGCCTGCAGCTGAACGCGAGGAACTTCATCACGGATCAGATCAATAGCGAGGCGTCTTTCTCCGGCAGGTCACCTTACGAATCCGTGTACACGACCTACCACAGTCCTGGTGTGGTGACGCCCTCTGGACCCTCGGTAGATGCGGTCAAACCCTTCAGGCAGTTCAACTACTGCAGCTCTTATGAGTCTTTCTACGAAAGCGTCTCGCCGGAATGCGGAAGCCCTCAGTTCGACGGTCCCTTAAGCCCGCCTATTAACTTTAACGGGATCTTTTCCCTCAAGCACGAAGAGCCGGTCGAATACGGCAAGAGCTGCCACTACGGAACGCGCTATTGCGCCGTGCCGCCGCGCTCCTCCATCAGCCAGAGCGCGAGAGGCTCCTCGGATCTCCATTTCCCGTATGACATTCACCTCCGCGGCCAGTTTTACCCCGTGCAAGACGAAGTAAACACTTTTCATAATTAA